CTACAATGTGAACAAGCGCAAGAAGAACCGCATTGCCATACCGAAACTGGAGCTCTACGGATCCACGGATCAGGATGCCTGGACAAGGAGGCTGTTCAAGGCCGAATCGCAGAATTTGGCCCGTCGTTTGGCGGATACACCAGCCAACCAGATGACGCCCTCCATTTTCGCCCAGGCCACCGTGGATGCACTGTGTCCCTGTGGTGTTTCAGTCGAGGTGCGCTCGATGGATTGGATCGAGATGCAGAACCTCAACTCCTTTCTCATGGTGGCGAAGGGCTCGTGCGAGCCACCCATTATCCTGGAGGTCAGCTACTGCGGCACCTCGCCGGAGGAGCGACCCATTCTCATGCTCGGCAAGGGTCTGACCTTCAACAGCGGTGGCCTGTGTCTGCATCCGAAACGGGGCATGGATGAGTACCGCGGAGCAGTTTCCGGAGCCGCAGTATGCGTGGCGGCCATTCGGGCGGCAGCCGCTCTATCGCTGCCCATAAATGTGTCCGCCGTGTTGCCGCTGTGCGAGAATATGCCATCGGGAATGGCCACCAAGCCGGGAGATGTGGTCACACTGCTGAACGGCAAGACGATGCGCATCAAGGATATCTCGCTGGCCGGCACTGTGCTGCTGGCTGATCCCCTGCTCTATGCCCAGTCCACGTTCAAGCCCAagctggtggtggaggtgggcTCGATGGCCAGTGGCATTCGCAAAGGACTGGGTGCCTCGGCCACCGGCCTGTGGACCAACAACTCCTTCCTCTGGAAGAACTTCCAAAAGGCCGGAGCTCTCACCGGCGATCGACTGTGGCGCATGCCCCTGTGGAGGTACTTCCGCAAGCTAGTGGCGCCCCGTGCCTCCTACGATATATGCAGCACGGGCGAGGGACACGCGTCTTCCTGCTTGGCGGCTGCTATCCTTTTCGAACTGGTGCCCTGCTCCGACTGGGTGCACCTGGATACCCATGGCACCGGAATGCTGGCCAAGCACGGCGTTCCTCCGTATTTGCTCAAGGACTGCATGACTGGCCGTCCGACCCGATCGATCATCCAGTTCCTCTACCAGATGGCCTGCAAATGATGCATCTTTAATCTTCGTACTGGACGAGGGATCCCGATACATGTGCATCCCGATACATGTGCTTGTAAATTCAGTGTCCTTTATGTGCTCGGCCACTTGTTCTATATTATCCATTTGACGTGCCCCTGTTTTGGGTTAGTTTCTAGTCGGTATGGTGATATGCCTGTACCTTAAAGATGTATTCCGTGGTATCGGTATGGTTGTAAACTTAAATAGAATAAAATTCAGGTAGCGAATTGAAGTCTCCTTTTTCGCATTGCATGGCTTCTGAGCCACCTTTATGGACCTCCATTAGGCCGGACTAAGTGCTGACCGGCAGTACGCGCTTACATATGCCTAATTAGTGCCGGAGAAGAAAGCATATTCGGCTATTTCGGCACCAGCCTAATTGCTGCAAGAAAACACTGGGCGCGTACGTGACGAAAGAGATGTGAGGTCTAGCGCACATTCGTTATTAATGCGCACATGTTTTGCATGGGCAATGGAGAGCGTGACGAAGGTTCTACCTCAATATTCCGCACATCATGGCAGGCTAATATGTGCTCCACCAACTTCAGATGCCAACCTCAcctatttttacctttttaatGTAGGcggaatttaaattttttgtaaaaatatttacgtATTTCGCTGGCTATGATAGCAATATTCCAGTATCTGAAGGCCAGCGATACAGTTCCATCAATTTCCAGCTTATCAGATAAAATGGCCCTCCCAAATTACACAAAGTGGAAAAGAACGGTCTT
This sequence is a window from Drosophila teissieri strain GT53w chromosome 2R, Prin_Dtei_1.1, whole genome shotgun sequence. Protein-coding genes within it:
- the LOC122613215 gene encoding cytosol aminopeptidase, whose amino-acid sequence is MTRSQMISSLRRSTLGLFRCHKALIFARGPAFQQVRCKSEDGSCNTCNLQGVVVGLYAKDGDKGLKLSPGGEKFDDRVGGKITELIKESGLNGELGVGRLYQNIDKEYWAVAVVGLGKEGAGYNAEEVIDEGMENVRVCAAVGARALQLQGCTTCHVDGMEYPEQAAEGAAMAVWRYNVNKRKKNRIAIPKLELYGSTDQDAWTRRLFKAESQNLARRLADTPANQMTPSIFAQATVDALCPCGVSVEVRSMDWIEMQNLNSFLMVAKGSCEPPIILEVSYCGTSPEERPILMLGKGLTFNSGGLCLHPKRGMDEYRGAVSGAAVCVAAIRAAAALSLPINVSAVLPLCENMPSGMATKPGDVVTLLNGKTMRIKDISLAGTVLLADPLLYAQSTFKPKLVVEVGSMASGIRKGLGASATGLWTNNSFLWKNFQKAGALTGDRLWRMPLWRYFRKLVAPRASYDICSTGEGHASSCLAAAILFELVPCSDWVHLDTHGTGMLAKHGVPPYLLKDCMTGRPTRSIIQFLYQMACK